From the Pseudopipra pipra isolate bDixPip1 chromosome 22, bDixPip1.hap1, whole genome shotgun sequence genome, one window contains:
- the ATP13A2 gene encoding polyamine-transporting ATPase 13A2 isoform X4: protein MGAGDASRLLGSRRRSYGTLQLDPSHMAGPGEPLLQEVSGYQSRPWRVLLCHVGSVLTAGLLLLLFHWKPSLEVQAKCRPCALGQADWVIIRDRFGQCFTSRVLLEPLGEGSLEQPPGARPEERRSSVAVGVSDEEESRDTLRLHENEEKNVLRYYLFQGMRYVWLERRQTFCRVSVLDEGWTCADLHLSQPGLDQQDHSTRRKIYGPNLIEVPVKSYARLLVEEVLNPFYIFQVFSIVLWVCDAYYYYAACIFLISTISLGLSLYETRKQSTTLQAVARMSVGVRVRRRGGEETVVSSVELVPGDCISIPGDGLLVPCDAALLTGECMVNESMLTGESVPVMKTPLPAGAQAAGAVYSPEEHRRHTLFCGTHIIQAKAYVGGEVLAVVTRTGFCTAKGDLIGSILYPKPVSFKFYKDAVKFVLFLAVLAFVGTLYSILILVRNQVPVGQIIIRALDLVTVIVPPALPAAMTVGTIYAQNRLKKQGIFCISPPRINLCGKIRLVCFDKTGTLTEEGLDVWGVVPLENNRFLPVVHEPRCLPAGPLLHALASCHSLSLLRAQLVGDPVDLKMLESTGWRLEMMEEEEGELPAFQQFGMKVLAVVKPPPEEEQPRDRKHQSPLGILRRFPFSSSFQRMSVLVKLPGEATAHVYVKGAPEMVASLCRKETVPLDFSQMLRHYTTDGFRVLGLAGKALGTVATFEEALQLPRDSVESSLSFLGFLVMKNVLKPESAPVIQLLRNANIRPVMVTGDNMLTALNVARGCRMVEPRERLIFVSASPPGHGKPAALRFLPAEDSQGEEQPQGLEQRDGSSPPQPCHLALNGKSFQVVCEHFADLLPRILLRATVFARMLPEQKTQLVCSLQELNYCVGMCGDGANDCGALRAADVGISLSEAEASVASPFTSRVANIECVPRVIREGRCSLVTSFGVFKYMALYSLVQFVSVLLLYTLNTNLSDFQFLFFDLVITTTVAVLMGRTGPARALGLARPPGTLISALVLGSLLLQTALLITVQVLSYFITVSQSWFVPLNSTVTAPQNLPNYENTVLFCVSGFQYLILAVAMSKGYPFREPLYTNVLFLLVLVLLFGLMIWLTLYPLGFPKTLLKLHGIEDLNFKLLLLGIAALNFFAAFVLETALDHGLLRCCRRIRRKKASKKLFKRLEKELSQQQPGWPPLNEPLFATPRMAMALR, encoded by the exons ATGGGAGCGGGAG ACGCCAGCAGGCTGCTGGGGAGCCGACGGCGGAGCTACGGGACGCTGCAGCTGGATCCATCCCACATG GCAGGCCCAGGTGAGCCTCTCTTGCAGGAGGTGTCCGGGTACCAGAGCCGCCCGTGGCGGGTGCTCCTGTGCCACGTGGGCTCCGTCCTCACCgcggggctgctcctgctgctgttccactGGAAGCCCAGCCTGGAAGTGCAGGCCAAGTGCAGACCCTGTGCCCTGGGCCAGGCCGACTGGGTCATCATCAGG GACCGCTTCGGGCAGTGCTTCACCTccagggtgctgctggagccgctGGGCGAGGGCAG cctggagcagcccccCGGGGCGCGGCCGGAGGAGCGGCGGAGCAGCGTCGCCGTCGGAGTGTCGGACGAGGAGGAGAGCCGGGACACCCTCCGGCTCCACGAGAACGAGGAG AAGAACGTCCTGAGGTATTACCTGTTCCAGGGGATGCGCTACGTGTGGCTGGAGCGGCGGCAGACGTTCTGCAGGGTCAG TGTCCTGGATGAGGGTTGGACCTGTGCAGATCTccacctctcccagcctgggctggacCAACAGGACCACAGCACCAG GAGGAAGATCTACGGCCCGAACCTCATCGAGGTGCCCGTCAAGTCCTACGCGAGGCTGCTGGTGGAGGAG GTGCTCAATCCCTTCTACATCTTCCAAGTGTTCAGCATCGTGCTGTGGGTGTGTGATGCCTATTACTACTACGCCGCCTGCATCTTCCTCATCTCTACCATCTCCTTGGGCTTGTCCCTCTACGAGACCAGGAAG CAAAGCACCACACTGCAGGCCGTGGCCAGGATGTCGGTGGGCGTCCGAGTGCGTCGGCGCGGCGGAG AGGAGACGGTGGTGAGCTCGGTGGAGCTGGTGCCAGGGGACTGCATCAGCATTCCCGGGGACGGGCTGCTGGTGCCCTGCGACGCCGCGCTGCTGACGGGCGAGTGCATGGTCAATGAGAGCATGCTGACGG GGGAGAGTGTGCCGGTGATGAAGACACCACTGCCGGCCGGGGCGCAGGCGGCCGGGGCCGTGTACTCCCCGGAGGAGCACCGGAGGCACACCCTGTTCTGTGGGACACACATCATCCAGGCCAAGGCCTACGTGGGGGGGGAAGTGCTGGCCGTGGTGACCCGCACAG ggTTCTGCACGGCCAAGGGGGATCTCATCGGCTCCATCCTCTACCCCAAACCCGTCAGCTTCAAGTTCTACAAGGATGCCGTGAAGTTCGTCCTGTTCCTCGCCGTCCTGG CTTTCGTCGGCACCTTGTACAGCATCCTCATCCTGGTTAGGAACCAG gtACCCGTGGGGCAGATCATCATCCGCGCCCTGGACCTGGTGACCGTCATCGTGCCGCCGGCGCTGCCGGCCGCCATGACCGTGGGCACCATCTACGCCCAGAACAGGCTGAAGAAACAGGGAATCTTCTGCATCAGCCCCCCCCGGATCAACCTGTGTGGGAAGATCCGCCTGGTTTGCTTCGACAAG ACGGGAACGCTGACAGAGGAAGGGTTGGACGTGTGGGGGGTGGTGCCCCTGGAGAACAACCGGTTCCTGCCCGTCGTCCACGAGCCACGGTGCCTCCCGGCCGGGCCCCTGCTCCACGCCCTGGCCTCCtgccacagcctgtccctgctgcgGGCACAGCTCGTCGGGGACCCCGTGGACCTCAAAATGTTGGAATCCACCGGCTGG CGCCTGGAGatgatggaggaggaggagggggagctCCCAGCCTTCCAGCAGTTTGGGATGAAGGTCTTGGCTGTGGTGAAACCTCCCCCTGAGGAAGAGCAGCCCCGGGACAGG AAGCACCAGTCACCCCTGGGGATCCTCCGGcgtttccctttctcctcctccttccagagGATGAGTGTCCTGGTGAAACTCCCCGGAGAAGCCACAGCCCACGTGTACGTCAAGGGTGCCCCGGAGATGGTGGCCAGTCTGTGCAGGAAGGAAACTG TGCCCCTGGATTTCTCCCAGATGCTCCGACACTACACCACGGATGGTTTCCGGGTCTTGGGTCTGGCTGGCAAAGCCCTGGGCACGGTGGCCACCTTCGAGGaggccctgcagctgcccag GGACTCCGTGGAGAGCAGCCTGAGCTTCCTGGGATTCCTGGTCATGAAGAACGTCCTCAAGCCGGAGTCTGCGCCCGTGATCCAGCTCCTGAGGAACGCCAACATCCGGCCTGTCATGGTGACAG GGGACAACATGCTGACGGCGCTGAACGTGGCCCGCGGCTGCCGCATGGTGGAGCCCCGGGAGCGGCTCATCTTCGTCTCGGCCTCCCCGCCCGGGCACGGCAAACCCGCCGCGCTCCGGTTCCTGCCCGCCGAGGATTCCCAGGGcgaggagcagccccag GGCCTGGAGCAGCGGGATggctcctcccctccccagccctgccacttGGCCCTCAATGGAAAATCCTTCCAGGTGGTTTGTGAGCACTTTGCCGACCTGCTGCCCAGG ATCCTGCTCCGAGCCACCGTGTTCGCCCGCATGTTGCCCGAGCAGAAGACTCAGCTGGTGTGCAGCCTGCAGGAGCTCAA CTACTGCGTGGGGATGTGCGGGGACGGGGCCAACGACTGCGGGGCGCTGCGGGCGGCCGACGTGGGCATCTCGCTGTCCGAGGCCGAGGCGTCGGTGGCATCGCCCTTCACGTCCCGCGTGGCCAACATCGAGTGTGTGCCCAGGGTGATCCG ggagggcaggTGCTCCCTGGTCACCTCCTTTGGTGTGTTCAAGTACATGGCCCTGTACAGCCTCGTGCAGTTcgtgtctgtgctgctgctctacACA CTCAACACCAACCTGAGCGACTTCCAGTTCCTGTTCTTCGACCTGGTGATCACCACCACGGTGGCTGTGCTGATGGGCCGCACGGGCCCCGCCCGCGCGCTGGGCCTGGCGCGGCCCCCGGGCACCCTCATCAGCGCCCTGGTGCTGGGCAGCCTCCTGCTGCAGACAGCCCTGCTCATCACTGTGCAGGTCCTCAGCTACTTCATCACCGTCTCGCAGAGCTG GTTCGTCCCCCTGAACAGCACAGTGACAGCCCCCCAGAACCTGCCCAACTACGAGAACACCGTCCTGTTCTGCGTCAGCGGCTTCCAGTACCTCATCCTGGCCGTGGCCATGTCCAAGGGATACCCCTTCCGGGAGCCCCTCTACACCAACG TGCTCTTCCTGCTCGTCCTCGTCCTGCTCTTTGGCCTCATGATCTGGTTGACGCTCTACCCGTTGGGCTTCCCCAAAACCCTCCTGAAGCTCCACGGCATCGAGGACCTGAACttcaagctgctgctgctgggaatcGCCGCCCTCAACTTCTTCGCCGCCTTCGTGCTGGAG ACCGCCCTGGACCATGGCCTGCTCCGCTGCTGCCGCAGGATACGCCGGAAAAAAGCCTCCAAGAAGCTCTTCaagaggctggagaaggagcTGAGCCAACAGCAGCCGGGCTGGCCCCCCCTCAACGAGCCCCTCTTTGCCACCCCCAGGATGGCCATGGCCCTGAGATAG
- the ATP13A2 gene encoding polyamine-transporting ATPase 13A2 isoform X8, producing the protein MGAGDASRLLGSRRRSYGTLQLDPSHMEVSGYQSRPWRVLLCHVGSVLTAGLLLLLFHWKPSLEVQAKCRPCALGQADWVIIRDRFGQCFTSRVLLEPLGEGSLEQPPGARPEERRSSVAVGVSDEEESRDTLRLHENEENVLRYYLFQGMRYVWLERRQTFCRVSVLDEGWTCADLHLSQPGLDQQDHSTRRKIYGPNLIEVPVKSYARLLVEEVLNPFYIFQVFSIVLWVCDAYYYYAACIFLISTISLGLSLYETRKQSTTLQAVARMSVGVRVRRRGGEETVVSSVELVPGDCISIPGDGLLVPCDAALLTGECMVNESMLTGESVPVMKTPLPAGAQAAGAVYSPEEHRRHTLFCGTHIIQAKAYVGGEVLAVVTRTGFCTAKGDLIGSILYPKPVSFKFYKDAVKFVLFLAVLAFVGTLYSILILVRNQVPVGQIIIRALDLVTVIVPPALPAAMTVGTIYAQNRLKKQGIFCISPPRINLCGKIRLVCFDKTGTLTEEGLDVWGVVPLENNRFLPVVHEPRCLPAGPLLHALASCHSLSLLRAQLVGDPVDLKMLESTGWRLEMMEEEEGELPAFQQFGMKVLAVVKPPPEEEQPRDRKHQSPLGILRRFPFSSSFQRMSVLVKLPGEATAHVYVKGAPEMVASLCRKETVPLDFSQMLRHYTTDGFRVLGLAGKALGTVATFEEALQLPRDSVESSLSFLGFLVMKNVLKPESAPVIQLLRNANIRPVMVTGDNMLTALNVARGCRMVEPRERLIFVSASPPGHGKPAALRFLPAEDSQGEEQPQGLEQRDGSSPPQPCHLALNGKSFQVVCEHFADLLPRILLRATVFARMLPEQKTQLVCSLQELNYCVGMCGDGANDCGALRAADVGISLSEAEASVASPFTSRVANIECVPRVIREGRCSLVTSFGVFKYMALYSLVQFVSVLLLYTLNTNLSDFQFLFFDLVITTTVAVLMGRTGPARALGLARPPGTLISALVLGSLLLQTALLITVQVLSYFITVSQSWFVPLNSTVTAPQNLPNYENTVLFCVSGFQYLILAVAMSKGYPFREPLYTNVLFLLVLVLLFGLMIWLTLYPLGFPKTLLKLHGIEDLNFKLLLLGIAALNFFAAFVLETALDHGLLRCCRRIRRKKASKKLFKRLEKELSQQQPGWPPLNEPLFATPRMAMALR; encoded by the exons ATGGGAGCGGGAG ACGCCAGCAGGCTGCTGGGGAGCCGACGGCGGAGCTACGGGACGCTGCAGCTGGATCCATCCCACATG GAGGTGTCCGGGTACCAGAGCCGCCCGTGGCGGGTGCTCCTGTGCCACGTGGGCTCCGTCCTCACCgcggggctgctcctgctgctgttccactGGAAGCCCAGCCTGGAAGTGCAGGCCAAGTGCAGACCCTGTGCCCTGGGCCAGGCCGACTGGGTCATCATCAGG GACCGCTTCGGGCAGTGCTTCACCTccagggtgctgctggagccgctGGGCGAGGGCAG cctggagcagcccccCGGGGCGCGGCCGGAGGAGCGGCGGAGCAGCGTCGCCGTCGGAGTGTCGGACGAGGAGGAGAGCCGGGACACCCTCCGGCTCCACGAGAACGAGGAG AACGTCCTGAGGTATTACCTGTTCCAGGGGATGCGCTACGTGTGGCTGGAGCGGCGGCAGACGTTCTGCAGGGTCAG TGTCCTGGATGAGGGTTGGACCTGTGCAGATCTccacctctcccagcctgggctggacCAACAGGACCACAGCACCAG GAGGAAGATCTACGGCCCGAACCTCATCGAGGTGCCCGTCAAGTCCTACGCGAGGCTGCTGGTGGAGGAG GTGCTCAATCCCTTCTACATCTTCCAAGTGTTCAGCATCGTGCTGTGGGTGTGTGATGCCTATTACTACTACGCCGCCTGCATCTTCCTCATCTCTACCATCTCCTTGGGCTTGTCCCTCTACGAGACCAGGAAG CAAAGCACCACACTGCAGGCCGTGGCCAGGATGTCGGTGGGCGTCCGAGTGCGTCGGCGCGGCGGAG AGGAGACGGTGGTGAGCTCGGTGGAGCTGGTGCCAGGGGACTGCATCAGCATTCCCGGGGACGGGCTGCTGGTGCCCTGCGACGCCGCGCTGCTGACGGGCGAGTGCATGGTCAATGAGAGCATGCTGACGG GGGAGAGTGTGCCGGTGATGAAGACACCACTGCCGGCCGGGGCGCAGGCGGCCGGGGCCGTGTACTCCCCGGAGGAGCACCGGAGGCACACCCTGTTCTGTGGGACACACATCATCCAGGCCAAGGCCTACGTGGGGGGGGAAGTGCTGGCCGTGGTGACCCGCACAG ggTTCTGCACGGCCAAGGGGGATCTCATCGGCTCCATCCTCTACCCCAAACCCGTCAGCTTCAAGTTCTACAAGGATGCCGTGAAGTTCGTCCTGTTCCTCGCCGTCCTGG CTTTCGTCGGCACCTTGTACAGCATCCTCATCCTGGTTAGGAACCAG gtACCCGTGGGGCAGATCATCATCCGCGCCCTGGACCTGGTGACCGTCATCGTGCCGCCGGCGCTGCCGGCCGCCATGACCGTGGGCACCATCTACGCCCAGAACAGGCTGAAGAAACAGGGAATCTTCTGCATCAGCCCCCCCCGGATCAACCTGTGTGGGAAGATCCGCCTGGTTTGCTTCGACAAG ACGGGAACGCTGACAGAGGAAGGGTTGGACGTGTGGGGGGTGGTGCCCCTGGAGAACAACCGGTTCCTGCCCGTCGTCCACGAGCCACGGTGCCTCCCGGCCGGGCCCCTGCTCCACGCCCTGGCCTCCtgccacagcctgtccctgctgcgGGCACAGCTCGTCGGGGACCCCGTGGACCTCAAAATGTTGGAATCCACCGGCTGG CGCCTGGAGatgatggaggaggaggagggggagctCCCAGCCTTCCAGCAGTTTGGGATGAAGGTCTTGGCTGTGGTGAAACCTCCCCCTGAGGAAGAGCAGCCCCGGGACAGG AAGCACCAGTCACCCCTGGGGATCCTCCGGcgtttccctttctcctcctccttccagagGATGAGTGTCCTGGTGAAACTCCCCGGAGAAGCCACAGCCCACGTGTACGTCAAGGGTGCCCCGGAGATGGTGGCCAGTCTGTGCAGGAAGGAAACTG TGCCCCTGGATTTCTCCCAGATGCTCCGACACTACACCACGGATGGTTTCCGGGTCTTGGGTCTGGCTGGCAAAGCCCTGGGCACGGTGGCCACCTTCGAGGaggccctgcagctgcccag GGACTCCGTGGAGAGCAGCCTGAGCTTCCTGGGATTCCTGGTCATGAAGAACGTCCTCAAGCCGGAGTCTGCGCCCGTGATCCAGCTCCTGAGGAACGCCAACATCCGGCCTGTCATGGTGACAG GGGACAACATGCTGACGGCGCTGAACGTGGCCCGCGGCTGCCGCATGGTGGAGCCCCGGGAGCGGCTCATCTTCGTCTCGGCCTCCCCGCCCGGGCACGGCAAACCCGCCGCGCTCCGGTTCCTGCCCGCCGAGGATTCCCAGGGcgaggagcagccccag GGCCTGGAGCAGCGGGATggctcctcccctccccagccctgccacttGGCCCTCAATGGAAAATCCTTCCAGGTGGTTTGTGAGCACTTTGCCGACCTGCTGCCCAGG ATCCTGCTCCGAGCCACCGTGTTCGCCCGCATGTTGCCCGAGCAGAAGACTCAGCTGGTGTGCAGCCTGCAGGAGCTCAA CTACTGCGTGGGGATGTGCGGGGACGGGGCCAACGACTGCGGGGCGCTGCGGGCGGCCGACGTGGGCATCTCGCTGTCCGAGGCCGAGGCGTCGGTGGCATCGCCCTTCACGTCCCGCGTGGCCAACATCGAGTGTGTGCCCAGGGTGATCCG ggagggcaggTGCTCCCTGGTCACCTCCTTTGGTGTGTTCAAGTACATGGCCCTGTACAGCCTCGTGCAGTTcgtgtctgtgctgctgctctacACA CTCAACACCAACCTGAGCGACTTCCAGTTCCTGTTCTTCGACCTGGTGATCACCACCACGGTGGCTGTGCTGATGGGCCGCACGGGCCCCGCCCGCGCGCTGGGCCTGGCGCGGCCCCCGGGCACCCTCATCAGCGCCCTGGTGCTGGGCAGCCTCCTGCTGCAGACAGCCCTGCTCATCACTGTGCAGGTCCTCAGCTACTTCATCACCGTCTCGCAGAGCTG GTTCGTCCCCCTGAACAGCACAGTGACAGCCCCCCAGAACCTGCCCAACTACGAGAACACCGTCCTGTTCTGCGTCAGCGGCTTCCAGTACCTCATCCTGGCCGTGGCCATGTCCAAGGGATACCCCTTCCGGGAGCCCCTCTACACCAACG TGCTCTTCCTGCTCGTCCTCGTCCTGCTCTTTGGCCTCATGATCTGGTTGACGCTCTACCCGTTGGGCTTCCCCAAAACCCTCCTGAAGCTCCACGGCATCGAGGACCTGAACttcaagctgctgctgctgggaatcGCCGCCCTCAACTTCTTCGCCGCCTTCGTGCTGGAG ACCGCCCTGGACCATGGCCTGCTCCGCTGCTGCCGCAGGATACGCCGGAAAAAAGCCTCCAAGAAGCTCTTCaagaggctggagaaggagcTGAGCCAACAGCAGCCGGGCTGGCCCCCCCTCAACGAGCCCCTCTTTGCCACCCCCAGGATGGCCATGGCCCTGAGATAG
- the ATP13A2 gene encoding polyamine-transporting ATPase 13A2 isoform X5 — protein MSSDASRLLGSRRRSYGTLQLDPSHMAGPGEPLLQEVSGYQSRPWRVLLCHVGSVLTAGLLLLLFHWKPSLEVQAKCRPCALGQADWVIIRDRFGQCFTSRVLLEPLGEGSLEQPPGARPEERRSSVAVGVSDEEESRDTLRLHENEEKNVLRYYLFQGMRYVWLERRQTFCRVSVLDEGWTCADLHLSQPGLDQQDHSTRRKIYGPNLIEVPVKSYARLLVEEVLNPFYIFQVFSIVLWVCDAYYYYAACIFLISTISLGLSLYETRKQSTTLQAVARMSVGVRVRRRGGEETVVSSVELVPGDCISIPGDGLLVPCDAALLTGECMVNESMLTGESVPVMKTPLPAGAQAAGAVYSPEEHRRHTLFCGTHIIQAKAYVGGEVLAVVTRTGFCTAKGDLIGSILYPKPVSFKFYKDAVKFVLFLAVLAFVGTLYSILILVRNQVPVGQIIIRALDLVTVIVPPALPAAMTVGTIYAQNRLKKQGIFCISPPRINLCGKIRLVCFDKTGTLTEEGLDVWGVVPLENNRFLPVVHEPRCLPAGPLLHALASCHSLSLLRAQLVGDPVDLKMLESTGWRLEMMEEEEGELPAFQQFGMKVLAVVKPPPEEEQPRDRKHQSPLGILRRFPFSSSFQRMSVLVKLPGEATAHVYVKGAPEMVASLCRKETVPLDFSQMLRHYTTDGFRVLGLAGKALGTVATFEEALQLPRDSVESSLSFLGFLVMKNVLKPESAPVIQLLRNANIRPVMVTGDNMLTALNVARGCRMVEPRERLIFVSASPPGHGKPAALRFLPAEDSQGEEQPQGLEQRDGSSPPQPCHLALNGKSFQVVCEHFADLLPRILLRATVFARMLPEQKTQLVCSLQELNYCVGMCGDGANDCGALRAADVGISLSEAEASVASPFTSRVANIECVPRVIREGRCSLVTSFGVFKYMALYSLVQFVSVLLLYTLNTNLSDFQFLFFDLVITTTVAVLMGRTGPARALGLARPPGTLISALVLGSLLLQTALLITVQVLSYFITVSQSWFVPLNSTVTAPQNLPNYENTVLFCVSGFQYLILAVAMSKGYPFREPLYTNVLFLLVLVLLFGLMIWLTLYPLGFPKTLLKLHGIEDLNFKLLLLGIAALNFFAAFVLETALDHGLLRCCRRIRRKKASKKLFKRLEKELSQQQPGWPPLNEPLFATPRMAMALR, from the exons ATGAGCTCAG ACGCCAGCAGGCTGCTGGGGAGCCGACGGCGGAGCTACGGGACGCTGCAGCTGGATCCATCCCACATG GCAGGCCCAGGTGAGCCTCTCTTGCAGGAGGTGTCCGGGTACCAGAGCCGCCCGTGGCGGGTGCTCCTGTGCCACGTGGGCTCCGTCCTCACCgcggggctgctcctgctgctgttccactGGAAGCCCAGCCTGGAAGTGCAGGCCAAGTGCAGACCCTGTGCCCTGGGCCAGGCCGACTGGGTCATCATCAGG GACCGCTTCGGGCAGTGCTTCACCTccagggtgctgctggagccgctGGGCGAGGGCAG cctggagcagcccccCGGGGCGCGGCCGGAGGAGCGGCGGAGCAGCGTCGCCGTCGGAGTGTCGGACGAGGAGGAGAGCCGGGACACCCTCCGGCTCCACGAGAACGAGGAG AAGAACGTCCTGAGGTATTACCTGTTCCAGGGGATGCGCTACGTGTGGCTGGAGCGGCGGCAGACGTTCTGCAGGGTCAG TGTCCTGGATGAGGGTTGGACCTGTGCAGATCTccacctctcccagcctgggctggacCAACAGGACCACAGCACCAG GAGGAAGATCTACGGCCCGAACCTCATCGAGGTGCCCGTCAAGTCCTACGCGAGGCTGCTGGTGGAGGAG GTGCTCAATCCCTTCTACATCTTCCAAGTGTTCAGCATCGTGCTGTGGGTGTGTGATGCCTATTACTACTACGCCGCCTGCATCTTCCTCATCTCTACCATCTCCTTGGGCTTGTCCCTCTACGAGACCAGGAAG CAAAGCACCACACTGCAGGCCGTGGCCAGGATGTCGGTGGGCGTCCGAGTGCGTCGGCGCGGCGGAG AGGAGACGGTGGTGAGCTCGGTGGAGCTGGTGCCAGGGGACTGCATCAGCATTCCCGGGGACGGGCTGCTGGTGCCCTGCGACGCCGCGCTGCTGACGGGCGAGTGCATGGTCAATGAGAGCATGCTGACGG GGGAGAGTGTGCCGGTGATGAAGACACCACTGCCGGCCGGGGCGCAGGCGGCCGGGGCCGTGTACTCCCCGGAGGAGCACCGGAGGCACACCCTGTTCTGTGGGACACACATCATCCAGGCCAAGGCCTACGTGGGGGGGGAAGTGCTGGCCGTGGTGACCCGCACAG ggTTCTGCACGGCCAAGGGGGATCTCATCGGCTCCATCCTCTACCCCAAACCCGTCAGCTTCAAGTTCTACAAGGATGCCGTGAAGTTCGTCCTGTTCCTCGCCGTCCTGG CTTTCGTCGGCACCTTGTACAGCATCCTCATCCTGGTTAGGAACCAG gtACCCGTGGGGCAGATCATCATCCGCGCCCTGGACCTGGTGACCGTCATCGTGCCGCCGGCGCTGCCGGCCGCCATGACCGTGGGCACCATCTACGCCCAGAACAGGCTGAAGAAACAGGGAATCTTCTGCATCAGCCCCCCCCGGATCAACCTGTGTGGGAAGATCCGCCTGGTTTGCTTCGACAAG ACGGGAACGCTGACAGAGGAAGGGTTGGACGTGTGGGGGGTGGTGCCCCTGGAGAACAACCGGTTCCTGCCCGTCGTCCACGAGCCACGGTGCCTCCCGGCCGGGCCCCTGCTCCACGCCCTGGCCTCCtgccacagcctgtccctgctgcgGGCACAGCTCGTCGGGGACCCCGTGGACCTCAAAATGTTGGAATCCACCGGCTGG CGCCTGGAGatgatggaggaggaggagggggagctCCCAGCCTTCCAGCAGTTTGGGATGAAGGTCTTGGCTGTGGTGAAACCTCCCCCTGAGGAAGAGCAGCCCCGGGACAGG AAGCACCAGTCACCCCTGGGGATCCTCCGGcgtttccctttctcctcctccttccagagGATGAGTGTCCTGGTGAAACTCCCCGGAGAAGCCACAGCCCACGTGTACGTCAAGGGTGCCCCGGAGATGGTGGCCAGTCTGTGCAGGAAGGAAACTG TGCCCCTGGATTTCTCCCAGATGCTCCGACACTACACCACGGATGGTTTCCGGGTCTTGGGTCTGGCTGGCAAAGCCCTGGGCACGGTGGCCACCTTCGAGGaggccctgcagctgcccag GGACTCCGTGGAGAGCAGCCTGAGCTTCCTGGGATTCCTGGTCATGAAGAACGTCCTCAAGCCGGAGTCTGCGCCCGTGATCCAGCTCCTGAGGAACGCCAACATCCGGCCTGTCATGGTGACAG GGGACAACATGCTGACGGCGCTGAACGTGGCCCGCGGCTGCCGCATGGTGGAGCCCCGGGAGCGGCTCATCTTCGTCTCGGCCTCCCCGCCCGGGCACGGCAAACCCGCCGCGCTCCGGTTCCTGCCCGCCGAGGATTCCCAGGGcgaggagcagccccag GGCCTGGAGCAGCGGGATggctcctcccctccccagccctgccacttGGCCCTCAATGGAAAATCCTTCCAGGTGGTTTGTGAGCACTTTGCCGACCTGCTGCCCAGG ATCCTGCTCCGAGCCACCGTGTTCGCCCGCATGTTGCCCGAGCAGAAGACTCAGCTGGTGTGCAGCCTGCAGGAGCTCAA CTACTGCGTGGGGATGTGCGGGGACGGGGCCAACGACTGCGGGGCGCTGCGGGCGGCCGACGTGGGCATCTCGCTGTCCGAGGCCGAGGCGTCGGTGGCATCGCCCTTCACGTCCCGCGTGGCCAACATCGAGTGTGTGCCCAGGGTGATCCG ggagggcaggTGCTCCCTGGTCACCTCCTTTGGTGTGTTCAAGTACATGGCCCTGTACAGCCTCGTGCAGTTcgtgtctgtgctgctgctctacACA CTCAACACCAACCTGAGCGACTTCCAGTTCCTGTTCTTCGACCTGGTGATCACCACCACGGTGGCTGTGCTGATGGGCCGCACGGGCCCCGCCCGCGCGCTGGGCCTGGCGCGGCCCCCGGGCACCCTCATCAGCGCCCTGGTGCTGGGCAGCCTCCTGCTGCAGACAGCCCTGCTCATCACTGTGCAGGTCCTCAGCTACTTCATCACCGTCTCGCAGAGCTG GTTCGTCCCCCTGAACAGCACAGTGACAGCCCCCCAGAACCTGCCCAACTACGAGAACACCGTCCTGTTCTGCGTCAGCGGCTTCCAGTACCTCATCCTGGCCGTGGCCATGTCCAAGGGATACCCCTTCCGGGAGCCCCTCTACACCAACG TGCTCTTCCTGCTCGTCCTCGTCCTGCTCTTTGGCCTCATGATCTGGTTGACGCTCTACCCGTTGGGCTTCCCCAAAACCCTCCTGAAGCTCCACGGCATCGAGGACCTGAACttcaagctgctgctgctgggaatcGCCGCCCTCAACTTCTTCGCCGCCTTCGTGCTGGAG ACCGCCCTGGACCATGGCCTGCTCCGCTGCTGCCGCAGGATACGCCGGAAAAAAGCCTCCAAGAAGCTCTTCaagaggctggagaaggagcTGAGCCAACAGCAGCCGGGCTGGCCCCCCCTCAACGAGCCCCTCTTTGCCACCCCCAGGATGGCCATGGCCCTGAGATAG